A single Ptiloglossa arizonensis isolate GNS036 chromosome 2, iyPtiAriz1_principal, whole genome shotgun sequence DNA region contains:
- the Tyrrs gene encoding tyrosyl-tRNA synthetase isoform X3: MYTRRLSKRQLLDVHVCELPKSSESNLPKLPPSAKFYARWKRNFQKLILVSVNHPLTRNFLRSYAAIAFEKSRHGRSSFWWVMHPCSDLRFCWNLLMTFIFLYLFIAVPYILAFHRVAKSSSSESLNPVYPAYIICIFDIILNFITGFISDDGHEIFLDPVLIIRHYARGYFLIDFLSSVPYIWFYKYHILHPGPNSNSIFLIPEFLMLLKLLRIYTLRFYMKQIIISFAVSHAVEKTVWLMLLMLLMFHWFSCLSHIFPIVIAHINGDTMKDTGMYLFSTELYKKTDSEIYLMYFHIGMSSFFGSSFIEFHSLSKVDTMIRCILLLLGKAYLIYLIDHLNQEIMIHSSRGLLNTTTILHYLPRNVIRNLMGILKPIIYLNEDIIYKSDTEGDCMFFIASGTVALITFYGKEICHEKDGGYFGEGALIFPEQRRLETVMALEFYCLFRVTNMVELKWEEKYELIIRNLAECLGAAKLKSILKERDLKLYWGTATTGKPHIGYFAPMSKIADFLRAGVEVTILFADLHAYLDNMKAPWELLELRSQYYEAIIKAMLKSIDVPLDKLKFVKGTDYQLSKEYTMDVYRLASVVTEHDAKKAGAEVVKQVANPLLSGLLYPGLQALDEQYLKVDAQFGGVDQRKIFTFSEKYLPILGYEKRIHLMNPMIPGLMGSKMSSSEDDSKIDLLDNATAVKKKLKKAFCEPGNVTENGILSFTKHVIYSLIKEGESFNVSRTSECGGDISFDKYEDLESAFAKEEIHPGDLKNAAEIYINKLLDPIRKEFEVDSKLKILASKAYPPPQKQKAVEELTPARLDIRVGKIVEVSKHPDADSLYVEKIDLGESTGPRTIVSGLVNYVPLEEMKERMVVILANLKPANLRGIQSHGMVLCASVDEPVKEVEPLRPPVNSKPGEKVIVEGYEDALPDDVLNPKKKVWEKLKVDLVVNNNGEAAWSGNLLLTESGGKLTVDSLKNVTIK, translated from the exons ATGTATACCAGAAGATTATCCAAAAGGCAATTATTAGACGTTCATGTTTGCGAATTACCAAAATCATCCGAGAGTAATTTACCAAAATTACCGCCGAGTGCAAAATTTTACGCTCGTTGGAAACGGAATTTCCAAAAACTCATTTTGGTTTCTGTGAATCATCCACTAACCCGTAACTTCTTACGCAGTTATGCTGCTATCGCTTTTGAAAAAAGTCGACATGGACGTTCTTCATTTTGGTGGGTAATGCATCCTTGCAGTGATTTGAG GTTTTGCTGGAATCTTTTAATGACGTTCATTTTCCTGTATCTTTTTATAGCTGTGCCATATATTTTGGCATTTCATAGAGTAGCTAAAAGTTCCAGTTCAGAAAGTTTGAATCCAGTGTATCCTGCATATATAATTTGCATATTTGACATTATTTTGAATTTCATAACTGGATTCATATCAGATGATGGTCATGAAATTTTTTTAGATCCAGTTTTAATAATACG GCATTACGCAAGAGGATACTTTTTAATTGATTTTCTATCTTCAGTTCCATACATATGGTTTTATAAATATCATATATTGCATCCAGGTCCTAATTCAAATTCCATTTTCTTGATTCCTGAATTCTTGATGCTTTTAAAGCTTCTTCGTATTTATACACTACGATTTTATATGAAGCAGATAATTATA AGTTTTGCAGTTTCCCATGCTGTAGAAAAGACAGTTTGGTTAATGTTGCTGATGTTATTAATGTTTCATTGGTTTAGCTGCCTATCACATATTTTTCCAATTGTAATTGCACATATAAATGGAGACACCATGAAG GATACTGGAATGTATTTATTTAGTACAGAATTATACAAAAAAACTGACTCCGAaatttatttaatgtattttcatATTGGCATGAGCAGCTTCTTTGGATCAAGCTTTATTGAATTTCATTCCTTGAGTAAAGTAGATACTATGATACGTTGTATACTTTTACTATTAGGAAAAGCATATTTAATTTATCTCATAG ATcatttgaaccaagaaattatGATTCACAGTAGTCGCGGGCTGTTAAATACAACCACAATCCTACATTATTTACCGCGCAATGTTATTAGAAATTTAATGG GGATTTTAAAACCAATCATCTATCTTAATGAAGATATTATTTATAAGAGTGACACTGAAGGCGATTGTATGTTTTTCATAGCCAGTGGTACTGTCGCCCTTATTACATTTTACGGAAAAGAA atatgtcatgaAAAAGATGGAGGCTATTTTGGCGAAGGAGCTTTAATTTTTCCGGAACAAAGAAGATTGGAAACCGTAATGGCGCTAGAA ttttactgtTTATTTAGAGTAACAAACATGGTCGAGTTAAAATGGGAAGAAAAATATGAACTTATTATTAGAAATTTGGCTGAGTGTCTTGGTGCTGCAAAACTCAAAAGTATTCTAAAAGAACGAGATTTAAAACTCTACTGGGGTACTGCAACAACTGGAAAACCCCATATTGGCTACTTTGCACCAATGTCTAAAATAGCAGATTTTTTAAGAGCTGGAGTAGAAGTTACAATATTATTTGCTGATCTTCACGCTTACTTGGATAATATGAAAGCACCTTGGGAACTTTTAGAACTTCGTTCTCAGTACTATGAAGCAATTATCAAAGCAATGCTTAAGTCTATTGATGTACCATTAGACAAATTAAAGTTTGTGAAGGGAACAGATTATCAATTGTCCAA GGAATATACAATGGATGTTTATCGTTTAGCTTCTGTAGTAACTGAGCATGATGCAAAAAAAGCAGGTGCTGAAGTAGTTAAACAGGTTGCTAATCCGTTACTCTCTGGATTATTGTATCCAGGATTACAAGCTTTGGATGAACAGTACCTTAAAGTTGATGCTCAATTTGGTGGTGTAGATCAAAGAAAGATCTTTACTTTTTCTGAGAAGTATTTGCCAATACTTGGATATGAGAAGCGTATCCACTTAATGAATCCAATGA TTCCTGGATTAATGGGATCAAAAATGTCTTCTTCTGAGGATGATTCCAAGATTGATCTTTTAGACAATGCTACAGCAGTTAAGAAAAAGTTAAAGAAAGCATTTTGTGAACCAGGTAATGTTACAGAGAATGGAATTCTTTCATTTACCAAGCATGtaatatattctttaataaAGGAGGGAGAGTCTTTCAATGTTTCAAGAACTTCTGAATGTG GTGGAGATATATCATTTGACAAGTACGAGGACTTGGAGAGTGCATTTGCTAAGGAAGAAATTCATCCTGGGGATTTAaaaaatgcagcagaaatttacaTTAACAAACTTTTAGATCCAATTAGAAAAGAATTTGAGGTggattcaaaattaaaaattttagcgAGTAAAGCATATCCTCCTCCACAAAAGCAAA AAGCTGTAGAGGAATTAACACCAGCTCGATTAGATATCAGAGTTGGAAAGATAGTTGAAGTATCAAAACATCCTGATGCTGATTCACTTTATGTAGAAAAAATAGATTTAGGAGAATCTACTGGACCTCGTACAATAGTTAGTGGTCTTGTAAATTATGTACCATTGGAAGAAATGAAAGAGAGAATGGTAGTCATTCTTGCAAATTTAAAACCAGCAAATCTCAGAGGCATTCAGTCTCATGGAATGGTTTTATGTGCATCAGT GGATGAACCTGTAAAGGAAGTTGAGCCATTAAGACCCCCAGTAAACAGTAAACCAGGAGAGAAAGTTATTGTAGAAGGATATGAAGATGCATTACCAGATGATGTACTTAATCCAAAGAAGAAAGTGTGGGAAAAATTAAAA gTTGATCTCGTAGTAAATAATAATGGAGAAGCAGCATGGAGCGGAAATCTTCTGTTAACGGAAAGCGGTGGTAAACTTACAGTTGACAGTCTCAAAAACGTAACAATTAAATAA
- the Tyrrs gene encoding tyrosyl-tRNA synthetase isoform X1, with protein MRTIRQLFPISSVTKFLNWNRTYAVVTNMVELKWEEKYELIIRNLAECLGAAKLKSILKERDLKLYWGTATTGKPHIGYFAPMSKIADFLRAGVEVTILFADLHAYLDNMKAPWELLELRSQYYEAIIKAMLKSIDVPLDKLKFVKGTDYQLSKEYTMDVYRLASVVTEHDAKKAGAEVVKQVANPLLSGLLYPGLQALDEQYLKVDAQFGGVDQRKIFTFSEKYLPILGYEKRIHLMNPMIPGLMGSKMSSSEDDSKIDLLDNATAVKKKLKKAFCEPGNVTENGILSFTKHVIYSLIKEGESFNVSRTSECGGDISFDKYEDLESAFAKEEIHPGDLKNAAEIYINKLLDPIRKEFEVDSKLKILASKAYPPPQKQKAVEELTPARLDIRVGKIVEVSKHPDADSLYVEKIDLGESTGPRTIVSGLVNYVPLEEMKERMVVILANLKPANLRGIQSHGMVLCASVDEPVKEVEPLRPPVNSKPGEKVIVEGYEDALPDDVLNPKKKVWEKLKVDLVVNNNGEAAWSGNLLLTESGGKLTVDSLKNVTIK; from the exons ATGCGTACAATTCGTCAGCTCTTTCCGATTTCGAGTGTCACGAAATTTTTGAATTGGAATCGAACTTACGCAGT AGTAACAAACATGGTCGAGTTAAAATGGGAAGAAAAATATGAACTTATTATTAGAAATTTGGCTGAGTGTCTTGGTGCTGCAAAACTCAAAAGTATTCTAAAAGAACGAGATTTAAAACTCTACTGGGGTACTGCAACAACTGGAAAACCCCATATTGGCTACTTTGCACCAATGTCTAAAATAGCAGATTTTTTAAGAGCTGGAGTAGAAGTTACAATATTATTTGCTGATCTTCACGCTTACTTGGATAATATGAAAGCACCTTGGGAACTTTTAGAACTTCGTTCTCAGTACTATGAAGCAATTATCAAAGCAATGCTTAAGTCTATTGATGTACCATTAGACAAATTAAAGTTTGTGAAGGGAACAGATTATCAATTGTCCAA GGAATATACAATGGATGTTTATCGTTTAGCTTCTGTAGTAACTGAGCATGATGCAAAAAAAGCAGGTGCTGAAGTAGTTAAACAGGTTGCTAATCCGTTACTCTCTGGATTATTGTATCCAGGATTACAAGCTTTGGATGAACAGTACCTTAAAGTTGATGCTCAATTTGGTGGTGTAGATCAAAGAAAGATCTTTACTTTTTCTGAGAAGTATTTGCCAATACTTGGATATGAGAAGCGTATCCACTTAATGAATCCAATGA TTCCTGGATTAATGGGATCAAAAATGTCTTCTTCTGAGGATGATTCCAAGATTGATCTTTTAGACAATGCTACAGCAGTTAAGAAAAAGTTAAAGAAAGCATTTTGTGAACCAGGTAATGTTACAGAGAATGGAATTCTTTCATTTACCAAGCATGtaatatattctttaataaAGGAGGGAGAGTCTTTCAATGTTTCAAGAACTTCTGAATGTG GTGGAGATATATCATTTGACAAGTACGAGGACTTGGAGAGTGCATTTGCTAAGGAAGAAATTCATCCTGGGGATTTAaaaaatgcagcagaaatttacaTTAACAAACTTTTAGATCCAATTAGAAAAGAATTTGAGGTggattcaaaattaaaaattttagcgAGTAAAGCATATCCTCCTCCACAAAAGCAAA AAGCTGTAGAGGAATTAACACCAGCTCGATTAGATATCAGAGTTGGAAAGATAGTTGAAGTATCAAAACATCCTGATGCTGATTCACTTTATGTAGAAAAAATAGATTTAGGAGAATCTACTGGACCTCGTACAATAGTTAGTGGTCTTGTAAATTATGTACCATTGGAAGAAATGAAAGAGAGAATGGTAGTCATTCTTGCAAATTTAAAACCAGCAAATCTCAGAGGCATTCAGTCTCATGGAATGGTTTTATGTGCATCAGT GGATGAACCTGTAAAGGAAGTTGAGCCATTAAGACCCCCAGTAAACAGTAAACCAGGAGAGAAAGTTATTGTAGAAGGATATGAAGATGCATTACCAGATGATGTACTTAATCCAAAGAAGAAAGTGTGGGAAAAATTAAAA gTTGATCTCGTAGTAAATAATAATGGAGAAGCAGCATGGAGCGGAAATCTTCTGTTAACGGAAAGCGGTGGTAAACTTACAGTTGACAGTCTCAAAAACGTAACAATTAAATAA
- the Tyrrs gene encoding tyrosyl-tRNA synthetase isoform X2, whose protein sequence is MVELKWEEKYELIIRNLAECLGAAKLKSILKERDLKLYWGTATTGKPHIGYFAPMSKIADFLRAGVEVTILFADLHAYLDNMKAPWELLELRSQYYEAIIKAMLKSIDVPLDKLKFVKGTDYQLSKEYTMDVYRLASVVTEHDAKKAGAEVVKQVANPLLSGLLYPGLQALDEQYLKVDAQFGGVDQRKIFTFSEKYLPILGYEKRIHLMNPMIPGLMGSKMSSSEDDSKIDLLDNATAVKKKLKKAFCEPGNVTENGILSFTKHVIYSLIKEGESFNVSRTSECGGDISFDKYEDLESAFAKEEIHPGDLKNAAEIYINKLLDPIRKEFEVDSKLKILASKAYPPPQKQKAVEELTPARLDIRVGKIVEVSKHPDADSLYVEKIDLGESTGPRTIVSGLVNYVPLEEMKERMVVILANLKPANLRGIQSHGMVLCASVDEPVKEVEPLRPPVNSKPGEKVIVEGYEDALPDDVLNPKKKVWEKLKVDLVVNNNGEAAWSGNLLLTESGGKLTVDSLKNVTIK, encoded by the exons ATGGTCGAGTTAAAATGGGAAGAAAAATATGAACTTATTATTAGAAATTTGGCTGAGTGTCTTGGTGCTGCAAAACTCAAAAGTATTCTAAAAGAACGAGATTTAAAACTCTACTGGGGTACTGCAACAACTGGAAAACCCCATATTGGCTACTTTGCACCAATGTCTAAAATAGCAGATTTTTTAAGAGCTGGAGTAGAAGTTACAATATTATTTGCTGATCTTCACGCTTACTTGGATAATATGAAAGCACCTTGGGAACTTTTAGAACTTCGTTCTCAGTACTATGAAGCAATTATCAAAGCAATGCTTAAGTCTATTGATGTACCATTAGACAAATTAAAGTTTGTGAAGGGAACAGATTATCAATTGTCCAA GGAATATACAATGGATGTTTATCGTTTAGCTTCTGTAGTAACTGAGCATGATGCAAAAAAAGCAGGTGCTGAAGTAGTTAAACAGGTTGCTAATCCGTTACTCTCTGGATTATTGTATCCAGGATTACAAGCTTTGGATGAACAGTACCTTAAAGTTGATGCTCAATTTGGTGGTGTAGATCAAAGAAAGATCTTTACTTTTTCTGAGAAGTATTTGCCAATACTTGGATATGAGAAGCGTATCCACTTAATGAATCCAATGA TTCCTGGATTAATGGGATCAAAAATGTCTTCTTCTGAGGATGATTCCAAGATTGATCTTTTAGACAATGCTACAGCAGTTAAGAAAAAGTTAAAGAAAGCATTTTGTGAACCAGGTAATGTTACAGAGAATGGAATTCTTTCATTTACCAAGCATGtaatatattctttaataaAGGAGGGAGAGTCTTTCAATGTTTCAAGAACTTCTGAATGTG GTGGAGATATATCATTTGACAAGTACGAGGACTTGGAGAGTGCATTTGCTAAGGAAGAAATTCATCCTGGGGATTTAaaaaatgcagcagaaatttacaTTAACAAACTTTTAGATCCAATTAGAAAAGAATTTGAGGTggattcaaaattaaaaattttagcgAGTAAAGCATATCCTCCTCCACAAAAGCAAA AAGCTGTAGAGGAATTAACACCAGCTCGATTAGATATCAGAGTTGGAAAGATAGTTGAAGTATCAAAACATCCTGATGCTGATTCACTTTATGTAGAAAAAATAGATTTAGGAGAATCTACTGGACCTCGTACAATAGTTAGTGGTCTTGTAAATTATGTACCATTGGAAGAAATGAAAGAGAGAATGGTAGTCATTCTTGCAAATTTAAAACCAGCAAATCTCAGAGGCATTCAGTCTCATGGAATGGTTTTATGTGCATCAGT GGATGAACCTGTAAAGGAAGTTGAGCCATTAAGACCCCCAGTAAACAGTAAACCAGGAGAGAAAGTTATTGTAGAAGGATATGAAGATGCATTACCAGATGATGTACTTAATCCAAAGAAGAAAGTGTGGGAAAAATTAAAA gTTGATCTCGTAGTAAATAATAATGGAGAAGCAGCATGGAGCGGAAATCTTCTGTTAACGGAAAGCGGTGGTAAACTTACAGTTGACAGTCTCAAAAACGTAACAATTAAATAA
- the LOC143143432 gene encoding neuropeptide FF receptor 2 yields MEFLDLLNRSIILDVQWNCHVENKYEVTTIISEWEDINTSKHMFPSEIWRMRPMWEMILKILSTLPIIIIGSLANSGLIYVILKEKSLQTTTNLLIVNMCIADLGTCLICPWMFLCIDLFQNYILGDIGCRLDGSLVHALTLVAVFNLSAISYDRVSAIVFNCSGKLTKRTTHILLFATWISGIVVAIPLAYFRRYYERQWKNYLETYCTEDTALIYPYWHIFAGLSVWAPLTIMAICYSAILIKLDRYESQALRSKYSIVVKYKGRIAQILALIVLAFIICRVPFTALIIRRAQLLNETPKTGQAEAMYPLWYISRYLVLINAAINPLLYGCSSSSLRKELTMCPITSWLIRKKKQQKSKPCSVSQLKSDRFHCLRPRSPCIRMNCDERGTIPNISSTIVRTNLNPSPI; encoded by the exons ATGGAATTCCTGGATTTGCTGAATAGAAGTATTATTTTGGATGTACAATGGAATTGTCATGTAGAAAATAAGTATGAAGTTACCACTATTATTTCAGAA TGGGAAGACATCAACACTAGCAAACATATGTTTCCTTCAGAAATTTGGAGAATGAGGCCTATGTGGGAAATGATTCTAAAAATTCTCAGTACTTTACCAATCATCATAATTGGGTCGTTAGCCAACAGTGGTTTGATCTACGTAATACTCAAAGAAAAATCTCTACAGACAACGACGAATCTCCTGATCGTGAATATGTGTATTGCGGATTTGGGTACGTGCTTGATATGCCCGTGGATGTTCCTTTGCATAGACCTATTTCAGAATTACATTTTGGGCGATATTGGTTGTCGTCTGGATGGATCATTGGTGCATGCTCTGACATTGGTAGCCGTTTTTAATTTGAGTGCAATCAGTTATGATCGCGTTTCGGCGATTGTATTCAACTGCTCAGGAAAACTGACAAAAAG GACGACTCATATTTTACTATTCGCTACTTGGATTTCTGGTATAGTTGTTGCTATTCCCTTGGCTTATTTTCGACGATATTATGAAAGgcaatggaaaaattatttagaaacaTATTGCACTGAAGATACTGCGCTGATCTATCCATATTGGCATATTTTTGCGGGTTTAAGTGTTTGGGCACCATTAACCATTATGGCAATATGTTACTCGGCCATTCTTATCAAG TTAGATCGTTATGAATCACAAGCACTGAGGAGCAAATATTCTATTGTAGTAAAATACAAGGGAAGAATAGCGCAAATACTGGCACTTATAGTTTTGGCATTCATCATATGTCGCGTACCATTCACTGCGTTAATAATTAGAAGGGCACAATTACTAAATGAAACACCTAAAACGGGACAAGCAGAAGCCATGTACCCATTATG GTATATTAGCAGATATCTGGTGTTGATTAATGCAGCAATAAATCCTTTATTATATGGCTGTAGCAGCAGTTCATTGAGAAAGGAATTAACAATGTGTCCTATTACATCTTGGCTCATCCGCAAGAAAAAACAACAGAAATCGAAACCGTGCAGTGTTTCACAGTTGAAATCAGATCGTTTCCATTGCTTAAGACCACGATCTCCTTGTATAAGAATGAATTGTGATGAAAGAGGTACAATACCAAATATTTCATCAACTATTGTACGCACAAATCTAAACCCTAGTCCAATTTAA